In Pan paniscus chromosome 13, NHGRI_mPanPan1-v2.0_pri, whole genome shotgun sequence, one DNA window encodes the following:
- the OBSL1 gene encoding obscurin-like protein 1 isoform X7: MKASSGDQGSPPCFLRFPRPVRVVSGAEAELKCVVLGEPPPVVVWEKGGQQLAASERLSFPADGAEHGLLLSAALPTDAGVYVCRARNAAGEAYAAAAVTVLEPPASDPELQPAERLLPSPGSGEGAPVFLTGPRSQWVLRGAEVVLTCRAGGLPEPTLYWEKDGMALDEVWDSSHFALEQGRAEDGPGASLALRILAARLPDSGVYVCHARNAHGHAQAGALLQVHQPPESPPADPDEAPAPVVEPLKCAPKTFWVNEGKHAKFRCYVMGKPEPEIEWHWEGRPLLPDRRRLMYRDRDGGFVLKVLYCQAKDRGLYVCAARNSAGQTLSAVHLHVKEPRLRFTRPLQDVEGREHGIAVLECKVPNSRIPTAWFREDQRLLPCHKYEQIEEGTVRRLIIHRLKADDDGIYLCEMRGRVRTVANVTVKGPILKRLPRKLDVLEGENAVLLVETLEAGVEGRWSRDGEELPVICQSSSGHMHALVLPGVTREDAGEVTFSLGNSRTTTLLRVKCVKHSPPGPPISAEMFKGHKNTVLLTWKPPEPAPETPFIYRLERQEVGSEDWIQCFSIEKAGAVEVPGDCVPSEGDYRFRICTVSGHGRSPHVVFHGSAHLVPTARLVAGLEDVQVYDGEDAVFSLDLSTIIQGTWFLNGEELKSNEPEGQVEPGALRYCMEQKGLQHRLILHAVKHQDSGALVGFSCPGVQDSAALTIQESPVHILSPQDKVSLTFTTSERVVLTCELSRVDFPATWYKDGQKVEDSELLVVKMDGRKHRLILPEAKVQDSGEFECRTEGVSAFFGVTVQDPPVHIVDPREHVFVHAITSECVMLACEVDREDAPVRWYKDGQEVEESDFVVLENEGPHRRLVLPATQPSDGGEFQCVAGDERAYFTVTITDVSSWIVYPSGKVYVAAVRLERVVLTCELCRPWAEVRWTKDGEEVVESPALLLQKEDTVRRLVLPAVQLEDSGEYLCEIDDESASFTVTVTESYQSQDSSNNNPELCVLLKKPKTRRLWSRFPPWRRTAGTE, encoded by the exons ATGAAGGCGAGCTCGGGGGACCAGGGGAGCCCCCCGTGCTTCCTGCGCTTCCCGCGGCCTGTGCGGGTGGTAAGTGGCGCCGAGGCCGAGCTCAAGTGCGTGGTCCTGGGGGAGCCGCCGCCTGTAGTGGTGTGGGAGAAGGGCGGGCAGCAGCTGGCGGCCTCGGAACGCCTGAGCTTCCCGGCGGACGGCGCGGAGCACGGCCTGCTGCTGAGCGCCGCACTGCCCACCGACGCGGGGGTCTACGTGTGCCGCGCCCGCAACGCGGCCGGCGAGGCCTACGCGGCGGCCGCCGTCACCGTGCTGGAGCCGCCGGCCTCCGACCCCGAGCTGCAGCCCGCCGAGCGCCTGCTGCCATCGCCGGGGTCCGGGGAGGGCGCCCCGGTCTTCCTCACGGGGCCTCGATCCCAGTGGGTGCTGCGGGGGGCGGAGGTGGTGCTGACGTGCCGGGCGGGGGGCCTCCCCGAGCCCACACTGTACTGGGAGAAGGACGGGATGGCCCTGGACGAAGTGTGGGACAGCAGCCACTTCGCGCTCGAGCAGGGCCGCGCCGAGGACGGCCCCGGCGCGAGCCTGGCACTGCGCATCCTGGCGGCTCGGCTGCCGGATTCCGGCGTCTACGTGTGCCACGCCCGCAACGCGCACGGCCACGCGCAGGCGGGGGCGCTGCTCCAGGTGCACCAGCCCCCCGAGAGCCCGCCCGCGGACCCCGACGAGGCCCCCGCGCCGGTGGTGGAGCCGCTCAAGTGCGCGCCTAAGACCTTCTGGGTGAACGAGGGCAAGCACGCCAAGTTCCGCTGCTACGTGATGGGCAAGCCCGAGCCCGAGATCGAATGGCACTGGGAGGGCCGCCCGCTGCTCCCGGACCGCCGCCGCCTCATGTACCGCGACCGCGACGGCGGCTTCGTGCTCAAGGTGCTCTACTGCCAGGCCAAGGACCGTGGGCTCTACGTCTGCGCCGCGCGCAACTCGGCGGGCCAGACGCTCAGTGCCGTGCACCTGCACGTGAAAG AGCCCCGCCTCCGGTTCACACGGCCCCTGCAGGACGTGGAGGGCCGTGAGCACGGGATTGCCGTGCTGGAGTGTAAAGTACCCAACTCCCGCATCCCCACGGCCTGGTTCCGTGAGGACCAGCGGCTGCTGCCCTGCCACAAGTACGAGCAGATCGAAGAGGGCACTGTCCGGCGCCTCATCATCCACAGGCTGAAGGCAGACGATGATGGTATCTACCTGTGCGAGATGCGGGGCCGGGTGCGCACCGTGGCCAACGTCACAGTCAAAG GGCCCATCCTGAAGCGCCTGCCCCGGAAGCTCGACGTCCTGGAAGGAGAGAATGCTGTGCTGCTAGTGGAAACTCTAGAGGCTGGGGTCGAGGGACGCTGGAGCCGTGATGGGGAGGAGCTGCCGGTCATCTGCCAGAGCAGCTCAGGCCACATGCATGCCCTGGTCCTTCCAGGGGTCACCCGAGAGGATGCTGGCGAGGTCACctttagcctgggcaactccCGTACCACTACGCTTCTCAGAGTAAAAT GTGTCAAGCACAGTCCCCCAGGACCCCCCATATCGGCAGAGATGTTCAAGGGCCACAAGAACACGGTCCTGTTGACCTGGAAGCCTCCCGAGCCAGCTCCCGAGACCCCATTCATCTACCGGCTGGAGCGGCAGGAAGTGGGCTCTGAAGACTGGATTCAGTGCTTCAGCATCGAGAAAGCCGGAGCCGTGGAGGTGCCGGGTGACTGTGTGCCCTCCGAGGGTGACTACCGCTTCCGCATCTGCACAGTCAGTGGACATGGCCGTAGTCCCCACGTGGTGTTCCACGGTTCTGCTCACCTTG TGCCCACAGCTCGCCTGGTGGCAGGTCTGGAGGATGTGCAGGTATACGACGGGGAAGATGCCGTCTTCTCCCTCGATCTCTCCACCATCATCCAGGGTACCTGGTTCCTTAATGGGGAAGAGCTCAAGAGTAACGAGCCGGAGGGCCAGGTGGAACCTGGGGCCCTGCGGTACTGTATGGAGCAGAAGGGTCTGCAGCACAGACTCATCCTGCATGCCGTCAAGCACCAGGACAGCGGTGCCCTGGTCGGCTTCAGCTGCCCCGGTGTGCAGGACTCAGCTGCCCTCACAATCCAAG AGAGCCCGGTGCACATCCTGAGCCCCCAGGACAAGGTGTCATTGACCTTCACAACCTCAGAGCGGGTGGTGCTGACTTGTGAGCTCTCAAGGGTGGACTTCCCGGCAACCTGGTACAAGGATGGGCAGAAGGTGGAGGACAGCGAGTTGCTGGTGGTGAAGATGGATGGGCGCAAACACCGTCTGATCCTGCCTGAGGCCAAAGTCCAGGACAGTGGCGAGTTTGAGTGCAGGACAGAAGGGGTCTCGGCCTTCTTCGGCGTCACTGTCCAAG ATCCTCCCGTGCACATCGTGGACCCCCGAGAACATGTGTTCGTGCATGCCATAACTTCCGAGTGTGTCATGCTGGCCTGTGAGGTGGACCGAGAGGACGCCCCTGTGCGTTGGTACAAGGACgggcaggaggtggaggagagTGACTTTGTGGTGCTGGAGAATGAGGGGCCCCATCGCCGCCTGGTGCTGCCCGCCACCCAGCCCTCAGACGGGGGCGAGTTTCAGTGCGTCGCTGGAGATGAGCGTGCCTACTTCACTGTCACCATCACAG ACGTCTCCTCGTGGATCGTGTATCCCAGCGGCAAGGTGTATGTGGCAGCCGTGCGCCTGGAGCGTGTGGTGCTGACCTGTGAGCTATGCCGGCCCTGGGCAGAGGTGCGCTGGACCAAGGATGGAGAGGAGGTGGTGGAGAGCCCCGCGCTGCTCCTGCAGAAGGAAGACACTGTCCGCCGCCTGGTGCTGCCCGCTGTCCAGCTCGAGGACTCCGGCGAGTACTTGTGTGAAATTGACGATGAGTCGGCCTCCTTCACTGTCACCGTCACAG AGTCTTACCAAAGTCAGGACAGTTCAAATAACAATCCGGAGTTATGCGTCCTCTTGAAAAAGCCGAAGACCCGGCGGCTCTGGTCCCGCTTCCCCCCATGGCGACGAACAGCTGGCACTGAGTAG